A section of the Kluyveromyces lactis strain NRRL Y-1140 chromosome F complete sequence genome encodes:
- the ARO4 gene encoding 3-deoxy-7-phosphoheptulonate synthase ARO4 (highly similar to uniprot|P32449 Saccharomyces cerevisiae YBR249C ARO4 3-deoxy-D-arabino-heptulosonate-7-phosphate (DAHP) synthase) codes for MSQTPTPMFHEQEDVRILGYDPLVSPALLQAQVPASQECLETAQKGRKESIDIITGKDDRVLVVVGPCSIHDLKEAQDYAKGLKALSDELKGDLCIIMRAYLEKPRTTVGWKGLINDPDVDNTYNINKGLQVSRQLFVNLTSLGLPIGSEMLDTISPQYLADLLSFGAIGARTTESQLHRELASGLSFPVGFKNGTDGTLGVALDAVQAASHSHHFMGVTKHGVAAITTTKGNEHCFVILRGGKQGTNYDSVSVAEAKKALPPTGVLMIDYSHGNSNKDFRNQPKVNDAVCEQIANGEDKIIGVMIESHINEGKQSIPAEGKAGLKYGVSITDGCISLETTAEVLRKLAAAVRARRELKKKNTE; via the coding sequence ATGTCACAAACTCCAACACCTATGTTCcatgaacaagaagatgTCAGAATCTTGGGTTACGATCCATTGGTTTCACCAGCTCTCCTTCAGGCCCAAGTTCCTGCCTCTCAAGAGTGTCTAGAAACTGCGCAAAAGGGTAGAAAAGAGTCAATTGACATCATCACTGGTAAAGACGACAGAGTTCTGGTTGTTGTTGGTCCATGTTCCATCCATGACTTGAAAGAAGCGCAAGACTACGCTAAGGGATTAAAGGCTTTGTCTGACGAACTAAAAGGTGATTTATGTATTATAATGAGAGCTTACTTGGAAAAGCCAAGAACTACTGTTGGTTGGAAAGGTTTGATCAACGATCCAGATGTGGATAACACTTACAACATTAACAAGGGTTTGCAAGTCTCTAGACAATTGTTTGTGAATTTGACTAGTTTAGGTTTGCCAATTGGTTCCGAAATGTTGGACACCATTTCTCCACAATACTTGGCCGATTTGTTGTCCTTCGGTGCCATTGGTGCCAGAACCACTGAATCACAATTGCATAGAGAACTAGCATCCGGTTTGTCTTTCCCAGTAGGTTTCAAGAACGGTACCGATGGTACCTTGGGTGTTGCATTGGACGCTGTTCAAGCTGCCTCTCACTCTCACCATTTCATGGGTGTCACCAAGCACGGTGTCGCTGCTATTACCACCACCAAGGGTAACGAACACTGTTTCGTCATTCTAAGAGGTGGTAAGCAAGGTACCAACTACGACAGTGTTTCTGTCGCAGAAGCCAAGAAAGCTCTACCTCCAACCGGTGTTCTAATGATTGATTACTCTCACGGTAATTCTAATAAAGACTTCAGAAACCAACCAAAGGTTAACGACGCCGTTTGCGAACAAATCGCTAACGGTGAAGACAAAATCATCGGTGTCATGATTGAATCCCACATCAACGAAGGTAAGCAATCTATTCCAGCGGAAGGTAAAGCTGGTTTGAAATACGGTGTTTCTATCACAGATGGATGTATAAGTTTGGAAACAACTGCTGAAGTACTAAGAAAATTGGCTGCAGCAGTTAGAGCAAGAAGAGAActaaaaaagaagaacacTGAATAA
- the HIS7 gene encoding imidazoleglycerol-phosphate synthase (highly similar to uniprot|P33734 Saccharomyces cerevisiae YBR248C HIS7 Imidazole glycerol phosphate synthase (glutamine amidotransferase:cyclase) catalyzes the fifth and sixth steps of histidine biosynthesis and also produces 5-aminoimidazole-4-carboxamide ribotide (AICAR) a purine precursor), translated as MTVVHIIDVESGNLQSLQNAINHLGYETRLIKSASDPELQTAERIILPGVGNFGHFVDNLTSRGFEQPIKDYIASGRPLMGICVGLQALFDGSSESPSSRGLGLIPGTLSKFDISEGKSVPEIGWNTIIPQDDLSFGLDPYKRYYFVHSFAMIVDDVQLDDLHSKGWKVALTRYGNERFVAAIHKDNVFSTQFHPEKSGKAGLEIIDNFLKGIHPVTEYTDEQKSLLGNDYTNFGLTRRIIACLDVRTNDQGDLVVTKGDQYDVREKTEGGNVRNLGKPVELAQRYYEQGADEVTFLNITSFRNCPLKDTPMLDVLRLAAKTVFVPLTVGGGIKDVVDVDGTKVPALDVAGMYFRSGADKVSIGTDAVFAAEKYYANGEKGDGKSPIETISKAYGAQAVVISVDPKRVYVNNRNETPNKCFQTLSPNPEGQNWCWYQCTIKGGRESRDLGAWELAHACEALGAGEILLNCIDKDGSNSGYDLELIDHIKSAVSIPVIASSGAGNPGHFEQGFTKTKADACLGAGMFHRGEYTVNQVKDYLISKGLKVRIDNE; from the coding sequence ATGACAGTCGTGCATATTATTGATGTGGAATCTGGTAATTTGCAATCCTTGCAGAATGCTATCAATCATTTAGGTTACGAGACAAGATTAATCAAGTCTGCTTCAGATCCAGAGTTACAAACTGCTGAAAGAATCATCCTGCCAGGTGTCGGTAATTTTGGCCATTTTGTCGATAACTTAACTTCTCGTGGGTTTGAGCAACCTATCAAAGATTATATTGCATCCGGAAGGCCGTTGATGGGTATTTGTGTTGGCTTGCAAGCGCTTTTCGATGGATCTTCTGAATCTCCTTCAAGCAGAGGGTTAGGTTTAATCCCAGGTACTTTGTCCAAATTTGATATCAGTGAAGGTAAAAGTGTTCCCGAAATTGGATGGAATACCATTATTCCACAGGACGATCTTTCATTTGGTTTAGATCCTTATAAAAGGTACTACTTCGTTCATTCTTTTGCTATGATCGTCGATGATGTACAACTTGATGACTTGCATAGTAAGGGATGGAAAGTTGCTTTGACAAGATACGGTAACGAAAGATTTGTTGCCGCCATTCACAAGGATAATGTGTTTTCTACACAATTCCATCCGGAGAAATCTGGTAAGGCCGGTCTAGAAATTATAGATAACTTTTTGAAAGGTATTCACCCAGTTACAGAGTACACAGATGAACAAAAATCTCTTTTAGGGAATGACTATACAAACTTTGGTTtgacaagaagaataatTGCTTGTCTCGATGTCCGTACGAATGATCAAGGTGATCTAGTGGTAACCAAAGGGGACCAATACGATGTCCGTGAAAAAACAGAAGGAGGCAACGTTAGAAACTTGGGAAAACCTGTAGAGCTCGCACAACGTTACTATGAACAAGGTGCTGATGAAGTTACTTTCTTAAATATCACCAGTTTCAGAAACTGTCCATTAAAGGATACTCCAATGTTGGATGTGCTAAGACTTGCTGCCAAGACTGTGTTTGTACCACTGACAGTCGGAGGTGGTATCAAAGATGTCGTGGATGTTGACGGCACAAAAGTACCGGCTTTAGATGTGGCCGGCATGTATTTCAGATCTGGTGCTGATAAGGTTTCTATTGGTACAGATGCAGTGTTTGCTGCAGAAAAGTACTATGCTAACGGAGAAAAGGGTGATGGAAAATCTCCAATTGAAACGATTTCTAAAGCTTATGGTGCACAAGCGGTGGTTATTTCTGTGGACCCTAAAAGAGTTTATGTTAACAATAGGAACGAAACCCCTAATAAATGTTTCCAAACTTTATCGCCTAATCCTGAGGGGCAAAATTGGTGCTGGTATCAATGTACAATCAAGGGTGGTAGAGAATCCAGAGACCTAGGAGCCTGGGAATTGGCTCATGCATGTGAAGCCCTTGGTGCTGGTGAGATTCTCCTAAACTGTATTGATAAAGACGGCTCAAACTCAGGATACGATTTGGAATTAATCGATCATATTAAAAGTGCCGTTTCAATTCCTGTTATTGCCTCATCAGGTGCAGGGAATCCAGGTCACTTTGAACAAGGATTTACAAAGACAAAGGCTGATGCTTGTTTAGGTGCAGGTATGTTCCATAGAGGAGAATACACTGTTAACCAGGTCAAGGATTACCTGATCTCTAAAGGTTTAAAAGTCAGAATTGATAACGAGTAA
- a CDS encoding uncharacterized protein (conserved hypothetical protein) — translation MSLEAAGEKRYDVAATASRLYIYENDELKLQYEVNSMKSLLWENYETRLIILVNHGQDIKIYTIEKQNLNLEQDLVVDVGYQIDSFYAIWSLSTLLVYDKVRASLNIYNIDKREDLGYITIDSENSKVHVLKDRGFQLIAVNYDNQLKTVCRFCNTYEFNQSGQVDLLTTVVLPIGYHKYHIVRSYMSAETEEVFYPVYGIVMTNIAEDKSLIYLMFNNAKCPFKVRTVIYSKGATNIQDKWVDPETECLYIKTAHELVSVPFFHETDRTL, via the coding sequence ATGTCATTAGAAGCTGCTGGTGAGAAAAGATACGATGTCGCTGCTACTGCTTCGCGATTATACATTTATGAAAACGATGAGTTGAAGTTGCAGTATGAAGTCAACTCGATGAAGTCGTTATTATGGGAGAATTACGAGACAAGACTGATTATACTTGTTAATCACGGACAGGATATCAAGATATATACTATCGAAAAGCAGAATCTCAACTTGGAGCAAGATTTAGTGGTAGATGTTGGGTACCAAATAGATTCATTTTATGCCATTTGGTCACTGTCCACACTCCTGGTTTACGACAAAGTAAGGGCATCTCTGAACATTTACAACATAGACAAACGTGAAGATTTGGGCTACATCACGATTGATTCTGAAAATAGTAAAGTACATGTATTAAAGGATCGAGGTTTCCAACTCATAGCGGTTAATTACGACaaccaattgaaaactgtATGCCGATTCTGTAATACCTATGAGTTCAACCAATCAGGCCAGGTTGACCTATTGACCACAGTTGTTTTACCCATAGGGTATCATAAATACCATATTGTTCGCTCTTATATGTCTGCTGAAACGGAAGAGGTTTTTTACCCAGTATATGGCATTGTCATGACGAACATAGCCGAAGATAAGTCTTTAATTTACCTGATGTTCAATAATGCGAAATGCCCTTTCAAGGTCCGCACCGTCATTTACAGTAAGGGTGCAACTAACATCCAAGACAAGTGGGTGGATCCAGAAACAGAATGTTTATATATCAAAACAGCTCACGAATTGGTCTCAGTCCCGTTCTTCCACGAAACTGACCGTACCCTTTGA
- the SRM1 gene encoding Ran guanyl-nucleotide exchange factor (similar to uniprot|P21827 Saccharomyces cerevisiae YGL097W SRM1 Nucleotide exchange factor for Gsp1p localizes to the nucleus required for nucleocytoplasmic trafficking of macromolecules potentially phosphorylated by Cdc28p) has translation MSKRSSSVANTPVKRKHLHSTLNHKFVSINSQDDYKHLYRSVVPLDIFVWGTGSMCELGLGPLAKNKEVKRPRLNPLLPRDEAKIVSFAAGGMHTLALDADNNIWSWGTNDSGALGRDTSGAVEKLKDMDANDSDDDEDGDLNEIESTPTKIPRDSLPLDELRCVQIAATDNLSAALFENGDVYAWGTFRCNEGILGFYRDEITVQKTPWIIPNFSKKAKIVQMAAGKDHILFLDETGIVYAWGNGQQQQLGRRILERSRLRTLDPRPFGLDNIKYISSGENHSFALSTDGKLYSWGLNQFGQCGISTELEDGSLVSVPTEVILPEGVEIDSVSAGEHHTLILAKSGDLYSCGRLDMFEVGISKDKLPEYTYKDVHGKARSIPLPTKLEDVPSFKAIAAGSHHSLAIAKNGIVYSWGFGETYAVGLGPSGDDIETPTRIKNTATQDHSIVFIGCGGQFSISGGVKLSDEEAEKRADEMDD, from the coding sequence atgTCTAAAAGATCTTCTAGTGTAGCGAACACTCCAGTTAAAAGGAAGCATTTACACTCTACTTTGAATCATAAGTTTGTTAGCATCAATTCTCAAGATGATTATAAACATTTGTATAGATCTGTTGTTCCACTTGACATTTTTGTATGGGGAACTGGATCAATGTGTGAACTAGGCTTGGGTCCTCTAGctaaaaacaaagaagttaaGAGACCTAGACTCAATCCCCTTTTGCCCCGTGATGAGGCTAAAATTGTGTCTTTTGCTGCAGGTGGAATGCACACCCTAGCGCTAGACGCTGACAATAACATCTGGTCGTGGGGGACTAACGACTCAGGTGCTTTGGGTAGAGACACTAGCGGAGCTgtagaaaaattgaaagatatgGATGCAAATGatagtgatgatgatgaagatggtgaCCTCAACGAAATTGAATCCACTCCAACTAAAATTCCTAGAGACTCTTTACCATTGGACGAATTAAGATGTGTACAGATTGCTGCCACAGACAATCTATCTGCTGCTctatttgaaaatggtgaCGTTTACGCTTGGGGTACCTTCCGTTGTAACGAAGGTATTTTAGGTTTCTACAGAGATGAGATTACCGTCCAGAAAACCCCTTGGATAATCCCTAACTTCTCCAAGAAAGCCAAGATTGTTCAAATGGCTGCTGGGAAAGATCATATATTGTTCTTGGATGAAACTGGTATTGTTTACGCCTGGGGTAATGGtcaacagcaacaattAGGTAGAAGAATTTTGGAACGTTCTCGTTTGAGAACTTTAGATCCAAGACCATTTGGGTTGGATAACATAAAGTATATTTCATCGGGTGAAAATCATTCATTTGCCCTTTCCACGGACGGTAAACTGTACTCGTGGGGTCTTAATCAATTCGGGCAATGTGGTATATCTACAGAATTAGAAGATGGGTCCTTGGTAAGTGTTCCTACTGAGGTCATTTTGCCAGAAGGAGTTGAAATCGATTCTGTTTCTGCTGGAGAACATCACACTCTAATATTGGCGAAATCTGGTGATTTATATTCTTGTGGTAGATTAGATATGTTTGAAGTCGGTATTTCAAAGGATAAACTACCTGAGTACACTTATAAAGATGTTCATGGCAAGGCCCGTTCTATTCCTCTTCCAACAAAATTAGAAGACGTTCCTTCATTTAAGGCCATCGCTGCAGGCTCTCATCACTCCCTCGCTATTGCCAAAAATGGTATAGTGTATTCCTGGGGATTCGGTGAAACTTATGCAGTTGGTTTAGGTCCTTCTGgagatgatattgaaacacctacaagaatcaaaaacacGGCCACTCAAGATCACAGCATTGTCTTCATTGGCTGCGGTGGTCAGTTTTCTATTTCTGGTGGTGTTAAATTATCTGAcgaagaagcagaaaaaAGAGCTGATGAAATGGATGATTAA
- the CLN1 gene encoding cyclin CLN1 (similar to uniprot|P20437 Saccharomyces cerevisiae YMR199W CLN1 role in cell cycle START G(sub)1 cyclin) — MNQFSGSRESSLGLVVTAKQTYYPIELSNAELLAHYETVQDYHQEISLNCITQSCRLKPDSKLIDQQPELGPSKTRHVVVNFFFELALKTRVTNGIFYQAVRLYDRYCSKRIVLREQVKLVVATCLWLAAKTWGGCNHIINNVSVPTGGRFYGPNPRARIPRLSELIHLCNDSQTFDESMFTQMERHILNTLGWEIYEPMINDYILNADENCAIQYELYRRQLEHNRKWLNRNKEESSSINKESDSTDDEDLQNEEENEDDEDLTQKIQLINIKKFLIDLTSWQYQLLKFEQFEVTHGMFQLINKFTNQELGPLLQTPIPTGSTSDAIVDIYIDAILDCPEQLWESYKEFDGIVQFVGEVRDYQRQMEYLSQQRQIQYSTPTRIYQVPSAQQNFPSPPYSQQTFSPSSRKISTQSDNSLFSTYGVTHSSPLTPQLHSFTHNKLTPNSANGSHISLHSTSSMKRSYDDKENIDPASMANCHKVNSYIVPPRAKFVGQSSSVFSSGGGSISNGNSNRSSLISLPLGNAVV, encoded by the coding sequence ATGAATCAATTCTCTGGCAGCAGGGAATCTTCATTGGGCCTTGTGGTCACTGCGAAGCAGACATATTATCCGATTGAATTGTCAAATGCTGAATTGCTTGCTCATTACGAAACTGTTCAGGATTATCATCAGGAAATATCGCTGAACTGTATCACTCAATCTTGTAGACTAAAACCTGATTCGAAGTTGATAGATCAACAACCAGAGCTAGGTCCTTCTAAGACGAGACACGTTGttgtcaatttcttttttgaacTCGCATTGAAAACCAGAGTAACCAATGGGATCTTTTATCAAGCTGTCAGACTTTACGATCGTTACTGTTCAAAACGTATTGTGCTAAGAGAACAAGTCAAATTGGTGGTTGCAACTTGTCTATGGCTAGCTGCTAAAACTTGGGGTGGATGTAATCACATTATTAACAATGTGAGTGTTCCTACAGGTGGCAGATTCTATGGACCTAATCCCAGGGCAAGAATCCCAAGATTATCAGAATTGATCCATCTTTGCAATGATTCTCAGACATTTGATGAATCGATGTTCACTCAAATGGAAAGACATATTTTGAACACTTTGGGATGGGAAATTTATGAGCCAATGATAAATGATTACATATTAAACGCTGATGAAAATTGTGCGATCCAATACGAACTTTATAGGAGACAGTTGGAACATAATCGTAAATGGTTAAAcagaaataaagaagaatcgTCATCAATTAATAAAGAATCGGACTCtactgatgatgaagatcttcaaaatgaagaagaaaatgaggATGATGAGGATTTAACAcagaagattcaattgatcaatattaaaaaatttttgatagatttaaCCAGCTGGCAATATCAACTGTTAAAATTCGAACAATTTGAGGTCACGCATGGGATGTTTCAACTCATCAACAAGTTCACTAACCAGGAATTGGGGCCTTTGCTACAGACACCGATTCCTACTGGATCTACTAGTGATGCGATTGTGGATATTTACATCGATGCTATCTTAGACTGTCCAGAACAATTGTGGGAAAGTTATAAAGAATTCGACGGTATAGTACAATTTGTCGGTGAGGTTAGGGACTACCAAAGACAAATGGAATACTTGTCACAGCAGAGACAAATACAATATTCAACTCCAACCAGAATTTACCAAGTTCCTTCCGCTCAGCAAAACTTCCCATCCCCACCTTATTCACAACAGACATTTTCTCCTTCTTCGAGGAAAATCTCTACACAATCGGACAATAGCCTATTTAGCACTTATGGCGTCACACATTCTTCACCTTTAACACCGCAACTGCATTCGTTTACCCATAATAAGCTCACGCCGAACTCGGCCAATGGCTCTCACATAAGTTTACACTCAACGTCAAGCATGAAGCGATCATATGATGATAAGGAAAACATCGATCCGGCATCAATGGCAAATTGTCATAAGGTCAACTCATATATCGTCCCGCCTCGAGCAAAATTTGTTGGACAAAGTTCTTCCGTCTTTTCCAGCGGTGGAGGATCCATTTCGAACGGAAATAGCAATAGATCCTCTCTAATTTCTTTACCTCTAGGAAATGCCGTCGTGTGA
- the BBP1 gene encoding Bbp1p (weakly similar to uniprot|Q12365 Saccharomyces cerevisiae YPL255W BBP1 Protein required for the spindle pole body (SPB) duplication localized at the central plaque periphery forms a complex with a nuclear envelope protein Mps2p and SPB components Spc29p and Kar1p required for mitotic functions of Cdc5p) — protein MGSDDTGGLFKWTIDALFNRDTSPSTMYDKQLQQDSFDEEIYSRPRASSFSDPDIYSKYELLRDEDEPDLLRPVSMNGLPYEKQDTNTFHARRARERRVQETPNIRRAPNPNDPIISKLFQVDEDDSQLNTNEMRSQREKFNTGRLPGKFPSPTKQYNARISNRDAFTGAERKAASTAPAIPPVAPSVQNLDYTPEYVKLMDKLSLNNKELRDLKVDVRERQKHGMEKETELKKKYLQIRQELIQELKQSKMIYDNYCKLYYKYKGVKRSIQLPTQTLASNSSMLDKIASLEKQIVDLSIEKDRLKKKSEERILSVELQKKELENKFEVERMIYERRIKDLEEKLYVHEHPIRPATDTSPVSSSSFMPHTQETSDSTASPYKEYNNTIDTQFLRNLVK, from the coding sequence ATGGGTTCTGATGATACGGGAGGTCTATTCAAATGGACAATTGATGCGCTATTCAACAGAGACACATCTCCATCTACAATGTATGATAAACAACTGCAGCAAGACTCATTCGATGAGGAAATATACTCAAGACCTAGAGCCTCATCTTTCTCGGATCCAGATATTTACTCAAAATATGAATTATTACGAGATGAGGACGAACCTGACTTATTGAGACCTGTTAGCATGAACGGGTTACCTTACGAGAAGCAGGATACAAACACTTTCCACGCAAGAAGAGCAAGAGAGAGGCGAGTTCAAGAAACGCCAAATATTAGACGAGCACCGAATCCCAACGATCCCATAATCTCAAAATTATTTCAAgtcgatgaagatgattcaCAGTTAAACACTAATGAGATGAGGTCGCAACGAGAAAAATTCAACACTGGACGGTTACCGGGCAAGTTTCCATCTCCAACTAAGCAGTATAATGCTCGTATATCCAACAGGGATGCATTTACTGGAGCTGAAAGAAAAGCGGCATCAACAGCTCCAGCAATACCACCAGTAGCTCCATCAGTGCAAAACTTGGATTACACACCTGAATATGTGAAACTCATGGATAAATTGAGCTTAAACAACAAGGAGCTACGTGATTTAAAGGTAGATGTCAGGGAAAGACAGAAGCACGGAatggaaaaggaaacagaattgaaaaagaagtacCTACAGATACGACAAGAACTTATACAGGAGCTAAAACAGTCCAAGATGATTTATGATAACTATTGCAAGCTATACTATAAGTACAAAGGGGTGAAACGTTCCATCCAACTGCCGACCCAAACACTAGCctccaattcttcaatgcTAGATAAAATTGCGTCCTTGGAAAAACAAATCGTTGATTTATCAATAGAAAAAGACAGgttaaagaagaaatcagaaGAACGTATCCTATCCGTAGAACTACAAAAGAAGGAGTTGGAAAACAAATTTGAAGTGGAAAGAATGATATATGAAAGACGGATaaaggatttggaagaaaaattgtaTGTTCACGAACACCCAATACGACCTGCAACAGACACTAGTCCAgtgtcatcttcatcattcaTGCCGCATACTCAAGAAACTTCTGACAGCACTGCTTCGCCATATAAAGAATACAACAATACGATAGACACACAATTTCTAAGAAATCTAGTCAAATaa
- the ENP1 gene encoding snoRNA-binding rRNA-processing protein ENP1 (similar to uniprot|P38333 Saccharomyces cerevisiae YBR247C ENP1 Protein associated with U3 and U14 snoRNAs required for pre-rRNA processing and 40S ribosomal subunit synthesis localized in the nucleus and concentrated in the nucleolus): protein MGKVMGGSGRKQRHDPLLNDLDSQHGKLKRQGKKKIDAKDQKGHEDEEFVDAQQSRKILQLAREQQEELEEEDEQSLQTSSQGINRFCVANYADEDDVAEEEEAQGNNISDFEPEDEDDFEGYEEEEVVEIDEEDAEMFDQYFKTSADFNSANGSYNLADKIMASIREKEMELQYNEEEAGDASAVAEPAAPVDRTEGVALPPKVIQAYLAVGTIMQTWRHGKLPKLFKVLPSLNNWQDVLYVTNPEEWSPHAIYEGTKLFVSNLSSKEAQKFVIAVLLPRFREEIEFNEDHNLNYHVYRALKKSLYKPAAFFKGFLFPLVESGCNVREATIAASVLSKVSVPALHSAAALSYLLRLPFSPATTVFIKILLEKKYALPYQTVDECVFYFMRFREVTDGSTGQDAVRVLPVVWHKAFLAFAQRYKNDITQDQRDFLLETVRQRGHKEIGPEIRRELLAGDSREFVSDVGNKADLMFDVL, encoded by the coding sequence ATGGGTAAAGTAATGGGTGGCAGCGGTCGTAAACAGAGACACGATCCTTTATTGAACGATCTTGACTCTCAACATGGTaagttgaaaagacaaGGTAAGAAAAAGATCGATGCTAAGGATCAAAAAGGCcatgaagatgaagaatttgtcGATGCCCAGCAATCTAGAAAAATTTTGCAATTAGCTAGGGAACAGCAGGAAGAATTAGAGGAAGAGGACGAGCAGTCTCTGCAGACATCCAGCCAAGGAATAAACAGATTCTGTGTGGCCAACTATGcggatgaagatgatgtagctgaggaagaggaagctCAAGGTAATAACATATCTGACTTTGAACcggaagatgaagacgattTCGAAGGATACGAGGAGGAAGAAGTGGTAGAaattgacgaagaagatgctGAAATGTTTGACCAATATTTCAAGACTTCTGCTGATTTCAACTCTGCCAATGGATCATATAACCTTGCCGATAAGATTATGGCTTCTATtagagaaaaagagatGGAACTACAGtataatgaagaagaagcaggTGATGCCTCTGCAGTAGCGGAACCAGCTGCACCTGTAGATCGTACAGAAGGTGTCGCCTTACCACCCAAGGTGATTCAAGCATACCTTGCCGTTGGTACCATTATGCAGACCTGGAGACATGGTAAACTACCCAAACTATTCAAAGTTTTGCCTTCTCTAAATAACTGGCAAGATGTTCTCTATGTTACTAATCCAGAGGAATGGTCTCCGCATGCTATATACGAAGGTACTaaactttttgtttctaaCTTATCATCTAAAGAGGCCCAAAAATTCGTTATAGCTGTGTTGTTACCACGCttcagagaagaaattgaatttaaCGAAGATCACAACTTAAATTACCATGTCTACCGTGcattaaagaaatcattgTATAAACCGGCTGCCTTTTTCAAAGGGTTCTTATTCCCACTTGTGGAATCCGGTTGTAATGTTAGAGAAGCTACCATTGCTGCAAGTGTGTTATCCAAGGTCTCTGTGCCAGCTCTTCATTCTGCTGCAGCATTGTCCTACCTTTTAAGATTACCTTTTTCCCCAGCCACCAccgttttcatcaaaattcTACTCGAGAAGAAGTATGCTTTGCCTTATCAAACTGTTGACGAATGTGTCTTCTACTTCATGAGATTCAGAGAAGTCACTGATGGAAGTACAGGCCAAGATGCCGTCAGAGTCTTACCTGTGGTATGGCATAAAGCTTTCTTAGCGTTTGCTCAACGTTATAAGAATGATATTACCCAAGATCAAAGAGATTTCCTACTTGAAACTGTTCGTCAAAGAGGTCACAAAGAAATTGGACCTGAAATCAGAAGAGAATTATTAGCCGGTGATAGTAGAGAATTTGTCAGTGATGTTGGTAATAAAGCTGATTTAATGTTTGATGTTCTGTAG